One Choloepus didactylus isolate mChoDid1 chromosome 8, mChoDid1.pri, whole genome shotgun sequence DNA window includes the following coding sequences:
- the FGFR1OP2 gene encoding FGFR1 oncogene partner 2 isoform X3 translates to MSCTIEKALADAKALVERLRDHDNVAESLIEQTTALNKRVEAMKQYQEEIQELNEVARHRPRSTLVMGIQQENRQIRELQQENKELRTSLEEHQSALELIMSKYREQMFRLLMASKKDDPGIIMKLKEQHSKIDMVHRNSSEGFFLDASRHFLEAPQHGLERRHLEANQNVH, encoded by the exons ATGAGTTGTACAATTGAAAAGGCACTTGCTGATGCTAAAGCTCTTGTTGAAAGATTGAGAGATCATGACAATGTAGCAGAATCTCTTATTGAGCAAACCACAGCTCTCAACAAGCGAGTAGAAGCCATGAAGcag TATCAGGAAGAAATTCAAGAACTTAACGAAGTCGCAAGACACCGGCCACGGTCCACATTAGTTATGGGAATCCaacaagaaaacagacaaatcagAGAACTGCAACAAGAGAACAAAG AATTGCGTACATCCCTGGAAGAGCATCAGTCTGCCTTGGAATTAATAATGAGCAAGTATCGAGAACAAATGTTTAGATTGTTAATGGCTAGCAAAAAAGATGACCCGGGTATAATAATGAAGTTAAAAGAGCAGCACTCCAAG ATTGACATGGTACATCGTAACAGCTCCGAAGGATTCTTCCTTGATGCATCTCGACACTTCCTTGAAGCACCTCAACATGGACTGGAGAGGAGACACTTGGAAGCAAATCAGAATGTACACTAA
- the FGFR1OP2 gene encoding FGFR1 oncogene partner 2 isoform X2 gives MSCTIEKALADAKALVERLRDHDNVAESLIEQTTALNKRVEAMKQYQEEIQELNEVARHRPRSTLVMGIQQENRQIRELQQENKELRTSLEEHQSALELIMSKYREQMFRLLMASKKDDPGIIMKLKEQHSKELQAHVDQITEMAAVMRKAIEIDEQQGCREQERIFQLEQENKGLREILQITRESFLNLKKDDASESTSLSALVTNSDLSLRKS, from the exons ATGAGTTGTACAATTGAAAAGGCACTTGCTGATGCTAAAGCTCTTGTTGAAAGATTGAGAGATCATGACAATGTAGCAGAATCTCTTATTGAGCAAACCACAGCTCTCAACAAGCGAGTAGAAGCCATGAAGcag TATCAGGAAGAAATTCAAGAACTTAACGAAGTCGCAAGACACCGGCCACGGTCCACATTAGTTATGGGAATCCaacaagaaaacagacaaatcagAGAACTGCAACAAGAGAACAAAG AATTGCGTACATCCCTGGAAGAGCATCAGTCTGCCTTGGAATTAATAATGAGCAAGTATCGAGAACAAATGTTTAGATTGTTAATGGCTAGCAAAAAAGATGACCCGGGTATAATAATGAAGTTAAAAGAGCAGCACTCCAAG gaatTACAAGCACATGTTGACCAGATCACTGAAATGGCAGCAGTAATGAGAAAAGCAATTGAAATTGATGAGCAGCAAGGTTGCAGGGAACAGGAACGAATATTTCAACTTGAA CAAGAAAACAAAGGCTTGAGAGAGATCCTTCAAATAACTCGAGAATCATTTTTGAACCTTAAGAAAGATGATGCGTCAGAAAGTACATCTTTGTCAGCATTAGTGACCAATAGTGACCTGAGTCTGCGGAAGAGCTGA
- the FGFR1OP2 gene encoding FGFR1 oncogene partner 2 isoform X1, with protein MSCTIEKALADAKALVERLRDHDNVAESLIEQTTALNKRVEAMKQYQEEIQELNEVARHRPRSTLVMGIQQENRQIRELQQENKELRTSLEEHQSALELIMSKYREQMFRLLMASKKDDPGIIMKLKEQHSKIDMVHRNSSEGFFLDASRHFLEAPQHGLERRHLEANQNELQAHVDQITEMAAVMRKAIEIDEQQGCREQERIFQLEQENKGLREILQITRESFLNLKKDDASESTSLSALVTNSDLSLRKS; from the exons ATGAGTTGTACAATTGAAAAGGCACTTGCTGATGCTAAAGCTCTTGTTGAAAGATTGAGAGATCATGACAATGTAGCAGAATCTCTTATTGAGCAAACCACAGCTCTCAACAAGCGAGTAGAAGCCATGAAGcag TATCAGGAAGAAATTCAAGAACTTAACGAAGTCGCAAGACACCGGCCACGGTCCACATTAGTTATGGGAATCCaacaagaaaacagacaaatcagAGAACTGCAACAAGAGAACAAAG AATTGCGTACATCCCTGGAAGAGCATCAGTCTGCCTTGGAATTAATAATGAGCAAGTATCGAGAACAAATGTTTAGATTGTTAATGGCTAGCAAAAAAGATGACCCGGGTATAATAATGAAGTTAAAAGAGCAGCACTCCAAG ATTGACATGGTACATCGTAACAGCTCCGAAGGATTCTTCCTTGATGCATCTCGACACTTCCTTGAAGCACCTCAACATGGACTGGAGAGGAGACACTTGGAAGCAAATCAGAAT gaatTACAAGCACATGTTGACCAGATCACTGAAATGGCAGCAGTAATGAGAAAAGCAATTGAAATTGATGAGCAGCAAGGTTGCAGGGAACAGGAACGAATATTTCAACTTGAA CAAGAAAACAAAGGCTTGAGAGAGATCCTTCAAATAACTCGAGAATCATTTTTGAACCTTAAGAAAGATGATGCGTCAGAAAGTACATCTTTGTCAGCATTAGTGACCAATAGTGACCTGAGTCTGCGGAAGAGCTGA